A genomic region of Rhipicephalus sanguineus isolate Rsan-2018 chromosome 3, BIME_Rsan_1.4, whole genome shotgun sequence contains the following coding sequences:
- the LOC119385279 gene encoding calmodulin-A codes for MLDEEEEAAHFWQAFELFDQDCDGLITAQEMGAVMRTLGYEATDVEAQRMVCEANASGKDGVNFAEFLAVLAQQPECPSEDGQEEFQVLFKVFDKYDRGYITSTDLRYVMSSLNETVTDREVEAMMLAADKDGDGLISYDEFVAIFSHPDQVTEEPA; via the exons ATGCtggacgaggaggaagaggcgGCCCACTTTTGGCAGGCGTTCGAGCTCTTCGACCAGGACTGCGATGGCCTCATCACCGCCCAAGAGATGGGCGCTGTCATGCGTACGCTGGGCTACGAAGCGACCGACGTGGAAGCGCAACGCATGGTCTGCGAGGCAAACGCGTCCGGAAAGGACGGCGTCAACTTCGCCGAGTTCCTGGCCGTGCTGGCCCAACAACCCGAGTGCCCGAGTGAAGATGGCCAGGAAGAGTTCCAGGTGCTTTTCAAG GTTTTCGACAAGTACGACCGCGGCTACATCACATCCACCGACCTTCGATACGTGATGTCCTCCTTGAACGAAACTGTCACCGACAGAGAAGTGGAAGCCATGATGCTCGCTGCAGACAAGGATGGCGATGGATTGATCAGCTACGATGAGTTCGTCGCCATCTTCTCGCACCCGGATCAAGTCACCGAGGAACCTGCGTGA